A single region of the Undibacterium piscinae genome encodes:
- a CDS encoding exodeoxyribonuclease VII large subunit, which translates to MIPQSRLTNPIATGSVITVSALNQAVAQLLERNIPLTWVSGEISNFTRAASGHWYFTLKDSAAQVKAVMFRGRAQYADFAPREGDKVEVRALVSLYAPRGDYQINVEAIRRAGVGNLYEAFLQLKARLASEGLFDTANKRTIPAFVRRIGIVTSPQAAALRDILTTLHRRAPHIEVILYPTPVQGEGSAEKIAQAIATASAREECDVLLVCRGGGSIEDLWSFNAEIVARTIAHCSMPVISGVGHETDFTIADFAADMRAPTPTAAAELAASARADWLEQLKQSQSSLQRSMQRLLTNQAQTLDWSARRLLSPLAAIAGKRLQLQNCSQRLRYASHMPLQQAQTILGQWQARLAARRPDCATARLHLEAAQRRLTDATQRQLQQNRRTLDNLQTQLELLNPQRTLERGYAILSDHKGKLIRSSKDIKANSVIHLRTGIDSAELGISTVQTTLGEAG; encoded by the coding sequence ATGATTCCTCAATCCCGTTTGACTAACCCAATTGCCACCGGCTCTGTCATCACAGTCTCCGCGCTCAACCAAGCGGTTGCGCAACTTCTGGAGCGCAACATCCCGCTGACCTGGGTTTCCGGAGAGATTTCCAATTTCACCCGCGCCGCATCGGGACATTGGTATTTCACCCTGAAAGACAGCGCGGCGCAGGTGAAGGCGGTGATGTTTCGCGGGCGTGCCCAATATGCCGATTTTGCCCCGCGCGAAGGCGATAAGGTGGAAGTGCGCGCGCTGGTGAGCCTGTATGCGCCGCGCGGCGATTATCAGATCAACGTGGAAGCGATACGCCGGGCCGGGGTCGGCAACCTGTATGAAGCTTTTTTACAACTCAAGGCGCGGCTAGCCAGTGAAGGCCTGTTCGACACAGCCAACAAACGCACCATTCCCGCCTTCGTACGACGCATAGGAATAGTCACCAGCCCACAGGCGGCGGCCTTACGCGACATACTCACGACCTTGCACCGGCGCGCACCGCATATAGAAGTGATTTTGTATCCGACTCCGGTGCAAGGTGAAGGCTCAGCGGAGAAAATCGCGCAAGCTATCGCCACCGCCTCGGCCCGCGAAGAATGTGATGTACTGCTGGTTTGTCGCGGCGGCGGCAGCATAGAGGACCTGTGGTCGTTTAACGCTGAAATCGTGGCGCGTACGATTGCCCATTGCAGCATGCCGGTCATCAGCGGGGTCGGGCACGAGACGGACTTTACGATTGCCGACTTTGCCGCCGACATGCGCGCCCCTACCCCGACCGCTGCGGCCGAACTGGCGGCAAGCGCGCGTGCCGACTGGCTGGAGCAGTTAAAGCAAAGCCAAAGCTCTTTGCAACGCAGCATGCAAAGACTACTGACAAACCAGGCGCAAACCCTGGACTGGTCTGCGCGCCGCCTGCTTAGCCCGCTGGCCGCGATTGCCGGCAAACGCCTGCAACTGCAAAATTGCTCACAACGCCTGCGCTATGCCAGCCATATGCCGCTACAACAGGCGCAGACAATACTCGGGCAATGGCAGGCGCGTCTGGCCGCCAGACGACCAGACTGCGCGACCGCCCGCCTGCATCTTGAAGCTGCCCAGCGTCGGCTTACCGATGCCACGCAGCGCCAGCTACAACAAAACCGCCGTACGCTGGACAATTTACAGACACAACTGGAGTTACTCAATCCGCAGAGAACCCTCGAGCGTGGCTATGCGATCCTGAGCGACCATAAGGGCAAACTGATACGTTCGAGTAAAGATATCAAGGCCAATAGCGTGATACACCTGCGTACCGGCATCGACAGCGCCGAACTGGGAATCAGCACCGTGCAAACCACACTTGGCGAGGCTGGCTAA
- a CDS encoding MotA/TolQ/ExbB proton channel family protein has protein sequence MFAIIQAAGWPIYFLLIASIIALALILERTLSLRRERILPKTLLDEVIRVYHSGKIKQEVIDQLAGNSPLGKVLAAGLRNVDAPREVMKESIEEAGRGVAHELERFLTTLGTIASLAPLMGLFGTVVGMIEIFGSQTSSGANPAQLAHGISVALYNTGFGLLIAMPALIFYRHFRALVDTLVVDMEQQAVKFVDTVHSARK, from the coding sequence TTGTTCGCCATTATTCAAGCTGCTGGTTGGCCTATCTATTTTTTACTCATCGCCTCGATTATTGCGCTGGCATTGATACTTGAACGTACTTTGTCTCTGCGACGTGAGCGCATACTGCCGAAAACCTTGCTCGATGAGGTTATTCGCGTCTACCACTCAGGCAAAATCAAGCAGGAAGTGATAGACCAGCTTGCCGGTAATTCGCCTTTGGGAAAAGTGTTGGCGGCCGGATTGCGCAATGTTGACGCGCCGCGCGAAGTCATGAAGGAATCGATAGAGGAAGCCGGACGCGGCGTTGCGCATGAGCTGGAGCGTTTCCTGACAACGCTGGGTACGATCGCCTCGCTGGCGCCGTTGATGGGCTTGTTCGGTACGGTGGTGGGGATGATAGAAATTTTTGGCTCCCAGACTTCTTCTGGCGCCAACCCGGCACAACTGGCGCATGGTATTTCCGTGGCCTTGTACAACACTGGCTTTGGTTTGCTGATCGCTATGCCAGCCTTGATTTTTTACCGTCATTTCCGCGCACTGGTTGATACCCTGGTGGTCGATATGG